AAGTATGACAAGGCACTTACATGGTGAAAAAGAGTTACATCAGAACAGTCATTTGGGCCCCCACAAGGGCAatgacaaggcaaagcaCAAATACCGATACCACCCAATGCACATCTCAGTCTTGAATCAGAAATTCGATCAATATTATCTCTTACTATCCATGCCAGTACACGCTCAAAGACGAAAGCGACAGTTACCGCCACCTAATCAACTAAATCATCACATATATGCTCCAAAATGCAAACACGGATATCATATCCCAACTCCATTGCAAATGCTTTACTGCCCATTACCTGAAATCAGAGTCTCCAGTTCCCACGGACTCAGAGTGCTTCGCCTTCTTGAAGCTGTCTTGCTGGCCTTGCGATCTCGTTTTCGCTTCTCCGgcttgtcctcctcttgtGGTGCCTGGACTTCTTTTACAGGGTCGCCGTTCCCACCATCGCATGCAGCGTTCTCTGCTTGTTGAATGCTCGGTGCTGGTGCCTCAATTTCTGTTGGCTTTGTTGTGATCGGCTTTGACACGCCTCTGGTTGAACCTCGCGCTGCGCGAAGCTTGGCACGCACGCGAGCAGCATCTGCCTCTTTCTCAGACGCAGCCAATTTTGCGGCAATATTAGACATTGTCAGGGGACtttgttgtggttgtggctCAGTAGTGCGTGCTAGCCTCGTTTGAGATGTAACGCGACTGGAAGGGTGTCGCTGTTCTCGAGCCATGGTTTTCGCATGTACTGCATCGTCTTGGTGGTCTGCTGTTCGAGAATGCTTTCCAgaatcttcaacttcctctgGCTCAACGCTCTCATTATCCCGTTTCGGCAGAAGCGCTTCGTCCAACGACGTTCTTGAAGGTGATCGAGGACGTTCTGAAGGTTTCTGGACCCTGCTGGGTAGCCTGGTCTGAGGTGCCAAAGACCTGGGCCGAACTGGCAGAGACCTCATCGACTTTGGCTCTGATGATTGATTTTGAGTGTTTGTTTCAGCAGTTTCTGTCCTGCCACTGGGCCTTGAACGTAGCTTTTCGTTTCTTAAAAACCCACGGTTTCCAGCCGAGCTTGAGTTGCGAAGAGGGCTGAGTTGTGGCTGCTCGGGCAGAGGCAGCGACTCCAGGGATTCGCCCAAGTCCCGGGACATCAGCCCTTGTTCGAGATgctccagctcttcatctttggtAGTCGCAGCATAATCGTCAACTGCTGCATTGTCTTCATATTCAGTGCCACTTTCGCTGTCCGCGTATGCCTGGTtattgtcgtcgtcgccttcttctccaggGACTGCGAAGATTGGCCGTCTTCTCTCCCGATCGATAGGACAAGGAGAGCACATCAAGTTCTCATCTTGTTCTTCCGACTCCTCTTTGACGACGGATAGCGGAACTGCGCCGCCTCTCGTTTCCTCCACATCGTTTACGCGAACTGGACTTAATCGCAAACCCATTTGCAGCTCCTCGTCGCACACAGGCTTGCCACTGGCAGCCATCCTCTTCCGCCAGCCGTCAATGAGATGTACTGCATCTTTCCACCGggtctccatcttcatccagccAGTCTTGAGCCGGTTTATTTCTTCCTCTCTAAGCATTACCTCCTCAATGGGCACAAAGGATGGGTTTGTTAATATTGTTCGCATATGATCCATGATCGAATCCAGATCAGCCGCCATGTCTTCAGAGTTCGGTCGTTTTATAACATGGGCATCCTCTTTGCCATCCCCTGTCCAGCCACTCATATCCTGCAATTG
The genomic region above belongs to Pochonia chlamydosporia 170 chromosome 2, whole genome shotgun sequence and contains:
- a CDS encoding NIMA interactive protein (similar to Metarhizium robertsii ARSEF 23 XP_007821816.2); the protein is MIDTDNLRTASLYINNQLLSRGLLRDGDSIDFASSATCSDDGAAVSGRIISILNDLILRRDRDAEHRESLSTTMRSLRAENLKLTNDKTRLTEKHAEAQRKADIATAAETTLKTQLKSAEAHAKALKEEVARMKSLVAQSRASCATEIRRRDRQIDTLKKQLGEAGRSRGSKGNPAITTITVTGEIGHERDSMTLGGSPTNHDTELRSETNTTLANLAQHLTEENDTLLGVMQRAMAQLQDMSGWTGDGKEDAHVIKRPNSEDMAADLDSIMDHMRTILTNPSFVPIEEVMLREEEINRLKTGWMKMETRWKDAVHLIDGWRKRMAASGKPVCDEELQMGLRLSPVRVNDVEETRGGAVPLSVVKEESEEQDENLMCSPCPIDRERRRPIFAVPGEEGDDDNNQAYADSESGTEYEDNAAVDDYAATTKDEELEHLEQGLMSRDLGESLESLPLPEQPQLSPLRNSSSAGNRGFLRNEKLRSRPSGRTETAETNTQNQSSEPKSMRSLPVRPRSLAPQTRLPSRVQKPSERPRSPSRTSLDEALLPKRDNESVEPEEVEDSGKHSRTADHQDDAVHAKTMAREQRHPSSRVTSQTRLARTTEPQPQQSPLTMSNIAAKLAASEKEADAARVRAKLRAARGSTRGVSKPITTKPTEIEAPAPSIQQAENAACDGGNGDPVKEVQAPQEEDKPEKRKRDRKASKTASRRRSTLSPWELETLISGNGQ